The Anabaena sp. WA102 genome contains a region encoding:
- a CDS encoding ABC transporter ATP-binding protein, translated as MSFTSNLLAASLETATLGVIFLALGVLESHKLPHLPNQIASTFPWLAQKWTGDSQTIFLVLIALAVGLQLTRSLMDYVSKVATGDLTARIQAQMTETIFARIISLSFPCASRYKVGDLSTHVSEGGSTIDLQMRNWNLLLTGVFLVLAYSVTVLAISVPLSAVAVLLFIVLMFVQRWLLPRIRATSVKLSHAQVDVSKDMVENIQALRVVHTFGRQAQTIERVRSLQQEVLGFLQRQVRLMSITSPLNNSLTILVVAVLLTAGSLLLRREQSAVLPSLATFILALNRLSMQMQGIAGTMQQLAEYSGRMLRIDEILYTKDKEFTRSGGTEFTGLKSAISFTEVSLHYDGTTTPSLVNVSFKLPRNSVTALVGESGAGKSSIADLLIGLYEPTSGQVLVDGLALQSYSLESWRKGLGVVSQDTFIFNQSILENIRYGLPQATADEVRDAAHLAQADGFISSLPQGYDTVVGERGYRLSGGQRQRIALARAILMQPEILILDEATSALDSQSERLVQEALNQFERDRTVLVIAHRLSTIVRADQIIVLEKGQVVEQGNHQELLELDGKYAHYWALQSREK; from the coding sequence TTGTCCTTTACCAGTAACCTACTAGCTGCTTCTTTAGAAACCGCCACCTTGGGGGTAATTTTTTTAGCGCTAGGGGTTCTAGAGTCTCATAAACTCCCTCACTTACCCAACCAAATAGCGTCCACATTTCCCTGGTTAGCTCAAAAATGGACTGGGGACAGCCAAACAATTTTTTTAGTCCTCATTGCCTTAGCAGTAGGGTTGCAATTAACACGCAGCCTCATGGACTATGTGAGTAAAGTAGCTACTGGAGATTTGACAGCCCGGATTCAAGCCCAGATGACAGAAACAATCTTTGCCCGGATTATTAGTCTCAGCTTTCCCTGTGCTAGTCGCTATAAAGTGGGAGACTTAAGTACCCATGTTAGTGAAGGAGGTAGCACAATTGACCTACAAATGAGAAATTGGAATCTGCTGCTGACTGGAGTGTTTTTAGTCCTAGCCTACTCAGTCACAGTCCTAGCAATTTCCGTGCCTCTGTCCGCAGTTGCAGTGTTATTGTTTATAGTTTTGATGTTTGTTCAACGCTGGTTACTGCCCCGCATTCGTGCCACTTCAGTTAAACTTTCCCATGCCCAGGTAGATGTTTCTAAAGACATGGTGGAAAATATCCAAGCCCTGCGAGTGGTGCATACCTTTGGTCGTCAAGCCCAGACAATTGAACGAGTAAGATCCCTACAGCAAGAAGTTCTAGGCTTTTTACAGCGCCAAGTGCGGTTAATGTCCATTACCAGCCCCCTGAATAATAGCTTAACGATTTTAGTGGTTGCTGTTTTATTAACAGCCGGTTCACTGCTCCTGCGGCGAGAGCAGTCGGCAGTGTTGCCATCTCTAGCTACCTTTATTTTGGCACTAAATCGTCTGTCCATGCAGATGCAGGGAATAGCTGGAACAATGCAGCAGTTGGCGGAATACTCAGGACGGATGTTACGCATAGATGAAATTTTATATACAAAAGATAAAGAGTTTACTCGTTCGGGCGGCACAGAATTCACCGGACTTAAATCCGCTATCAGCTTTACTGAAGTATCCCTCCACTATGATGGAACTACCACCCCATCTCTGGTCAATGTGTCATTTAAATTACCAAGAAATTCAGTCACAGCCTTAGTGGGGGAGTCTGGGGCTGGTAAGTCCTCCATCGCAGATTTGCTGATTGGCCTATATGAACCCACATCAGGGCAAGTCTTAGTAGACGGATTGGCTTTACAATCCTATAGCTTAGAAAGCTGGCGCAAGGGGCTGGGAGTGGTTAGTCAGGACACCTTTATTTTTAACCAGAGTATCTTAGAAAATATCCGCTACGGATTGCCCCAAGCAACGGCAGATGAAGTGCGAGATGCTGCTCATTTAGCTCAAGCTGATGGGTTTATCTCCTCTCTCCCCCAGGGTTATGATACGGTGGTAGGGGAGCGGGGCTATCGGCTTTCAGGTGGGCAAAGACAACGGATAGCACTGGCACGGGCAATTTTAATGCAGCCGGAGATATTGATTTTAGATGAGGCTACTAGTGCTTTAGATAGTCAGTCTGAACGCTTAGTACAGGAAGCATTAAATCAGTTTGAGCGCGATCGCACCGTGTTAGTTATTGCCCACCGTCTTTCTACTATTGTCCGTGCCGACCAAATTATAGTCCTAGAAAAAGGACAAGTGGTGGAACAGGGCAATCACCAGGAGTTATTGGAACTAGATGGGAAATATGCCCACTATTGGGCGCTGCAATCAAGAGAGAAATAA
- the pseB gene encoding UDP-N-acetylglucosamine 4,6-dehydratase (inverting): protein MLENKTILITGGTGSFGKAFVRNILERYPNIPRLVIFSRDELKQFEMAQEFREQDFPGLRYFLGDVRDQNRLRRALEGIDIVVHAAALKQVPAAEYNPMEFIHTNVLGAENVIQACLDTDVKRVVALSTDKAAAPINLYGATKLCSDKLFIAANNIKGKRELSLSAVRYGNVMGSRGSVIPFFLNKRHEGVIPITDPNMTRFNIMLQEGVEMVLWTIENGVGGEIFVPKIPSYRITDVAKAIAPNCEHRIVGIRPGEKVHEEMITSADSLTTVDLGKYYAILPITNSYNVESYCDRMNATPVKPGFNYNSGENSQFLTVEEIRELIQTHVDPNFRV from the coding sequence ATGCTAGAAAATAAAACAATTTTAATTACGGGTGGAACAGGGTCTTTTGGCAAAGCATTTGTCAGAAATATCCTAGAACGTTATCCCAATATCCCTCGTTTGGTTATTTTTAGTCGGGATGAACTCAAGCAGTTTGAAATGGCTCAAGAATTTCGAGAGCAAGACTTTCCAGGGCTGCGCTATTTTTTGGGTGATGTCCGGGATCAAAATCGCCTAAGAAGGGCTTTAGAAGGAATTGATATTGTCGTTCATGCAGCCGCATTGAAGCAAGTTCCAGCAGCGGAATACAACCCCATGGAATTTATTCATACAAATGTCCTTGGTGCAGAGAATGTAATTCAGGCTTGCTTGGATACTGATGTCAAGCGAGTGGTGGCTTTGTCTACCGATAAAGCAGCAGCGCCAATTAATTTGTACGGGGCAACTAAACTATGTTCAGATAAATTATTTATTGCAGCAAATAATATTAAGGGTAAACGAGAACTGAGTTTAAGTGCGGTGCGATATGGCAACGTTATGGGTTCTCGTGGTTCAGTAATTCCTTTTTTCCTCAACAAGCGCCATGAAGGGGTGATTCCAATTACTGATCCAAACATGACACGGTTTAATATCATGCTGCAAGAGGGAGTGGAAATGGTGCTGTGGACGATTGAGAATGGTGTGGGAGGGGAGATATTTGTGCCAAAGATTCCTTCCTACCGAATTACTGATGTAGCCAAGGCTATTGCCCCAAATTGTGAACATCGGATTGTTGGTATCCGTCCTGGGGAGAAAGTCCATGAAGAAATGATTACCAGTGCTGATTCCTTGACAACGGTAGATTTGGGTAAGTATTATGCAATTTTGCCCATAACTAACAGTTATAACGTGGAATCATATTGCGATCGCATGAACGCCACCCCAGTAAAACCAGGATTTAATTATAATTCCGGTGAAAACAGTCAGTTTCTGACCGTAGAAGAGATTCGGGAGTTAATTCAAACTCATGTAGATCCAAATTTTCGGGTTTGA
- a CDS encoding Uma2 family endonuclease, producing the protein MAAITARELELQMPDASKLLSDEPEIESSLHYMQLLLLVTCLEWAWQERDDFFIGANLSIYFSRQQLKNRDFRGPDFFLVKNTTREPRNSWVVWEEDGRYPDLIIELLSDSTANVDRTTKLDLYAERFHTPEYFYFSPETLEFAGFRLEFNKYRPITPNAQGWLWSEALGFFLGIHNGQLRYFSLEGTIIPTPQEAAKDEILKANQAIQIAKQESQRAERESQRAEQESQRAERESQRAEQESQRAEQANTELYELKQKMRSLGISLD; encoded by the coding sequence ATGGCAGCAATTACAGCCCGCGAACTAGAGTTGCAAATGCCCGATGCCAGTAAACTTTTAAGTGATGAACCAGAGATAGAAAGCTCCCTGCACTATATGCAACTGTTATTGCTAGTCACCTGCCTCGAATGGGCATGGCAAGAGCGGGATGATTTTTTCATTGGTGCAAACCTGAGCATTTACTTCAGTCGCCAACAACTCAAAAATCGTGACTTTCGAGGTCCAGATTTTTTCCTAGTCAAAAACACCACCAGAGAACCACGCAACTCATGGGTGGTCTGGGAAGAAGACGGACGTTATCCCGACCTGATTATTGAATTACTGTCCGACTCCACCGCCAATGTAGATCGCACCACCAAACTAGACTTATACGCAGAGAGATTTCATACCCCTGAATACTTTTATTTTTCACCAGAAACCTTAGAATTTGCAGGCTTTAGACTAGAGTTTAATAAATATCGCCCCATCACGCCCAACGCCCAAGGATGGCTATGGAGTGAAGCCCTGGGCTTTTTCCTGGGTATTCACAATGGCCAGTTGCGTTACTTCTCCTTAGAAGGCACTATCATCCCTACCCCCCAAGAAGCCGCCAAAGATGAAATACTCAAAGCCAACCAAGCAATTCAAATAGCAAAACAAGAATCCCAAAGGGCTGAACGGGAATCTCAAAGGGCTGAACAAGAATCTCAAAGGGCTGAACGGGAATCTCAAAGGGCTGAACAAGAATCTCAAAGGGCTGAACAAGCTAACACGGAATTGTATGAATTAAAGCAAAAAATGCGATCGCTTGGTATTTCTCTTGACTAA
- a CDS encoding DUF29 domain-containing protein, whose translation MSKSPLYETDFMDWLTQQKLALASRDITALDWENLAEELDAMGISEKNELKNRLIILLTHLLKWQYQSSKRSISWFTTIANQRDDLQDLLNEKPSLKQYIPDILPKAYRNARREASAETGLALSTFSEICPYDIQEILSPEFLCNTTDDFEKAM comes from the coding sequence ATGTCTAAATCACCTCTCTACGAAACAGATTTCATGGATTGGTTAACTCAACAAAAATTAGCCTTAGCTAGTCGAGATATCACAGCTTTGGATTGGGAGAATTTGGCAGAAGAGTTAGATGCTATGGGTATTAGTGAAAAAAATGAGTTAAAAAATCGGTTAATAATTTTATTAACTCATTTGCTAAAATGGCAATACCAATCTTCTAAACGTTCTATTAGTTGGTTTACCACCATTGCTAACCAAAGAGATGATTTACAAGATCTACTTAATGAAAAACCAAGTTTAAAACAATATATTCCTGATATTTTACCCAAAGCTTATCGAAATGCGAGAAGAGAAGCATCAGCAGAAACAGGTTTAGCATTAAGTACGTTTTCAGAAATTTGTCCTTATGATATACAAGAAATATTAAGTCCTGAATTCTTGTGTAACACGACAGATGATTTTGAAAAAGCTATGTAG
- a CDS encoding NAD-dependent epimerase/dehydratase family protein, which produces MKRLLVTGSSGLIGSEVCLYFASIGWEIHGVDNNQRAVFFGSQGDPRWNQQRLQNSIKGFVHHEVDIRDRQGVLNLIESLQPDAIVHTAAQPSHDRAAAILFDDFDTNAVGTLNLLEAVRQFCPKSPFVHMSTNKVYGDRPNTIKLKELDTRWDYDDPIYEHGIPETFIKNPRIAEVYNLGGGKQNSCSILEAFNLTEKYSNKAMLSTYVLENRIGDHICYYSDLTKMREHYPHWDITISLEETIK; this is translated from the coding sequence ATGAAAAGATTACTTGTAACAGGCTCATCAGGTCTAATCGGTTCGGAAGTATGTTTATACTTTGCTTCTATTGGGTGGGAAATTCATGGTGTTGACAATAACCAAAGAGCAGTTTTCTTTGGATCTCAAGGAGATCCGCGCTGGAATCAACAACGACTGCAAAACTCCATTAAAGGGTTTGTTCATCATGAAGTAGATATCCGCGATCGCCAAGGGGTACTCAATTTAATTGAAAGTCTCCAACCAGATGCTATCGTGCATACAGCAGCCCAACCTAGTCATGATCGGGCAGCAGCCATTCTTTTTGATGATTTTGATACAAATGCAGTAGGAACTCTGAATTTATTAGAGGCTGTGAGGCAATTTTGCCCAAAATCGCCCTTTGTGCATATGTCCACAAATAAAGTTTATGGCGATCGCCCGAACACAATTAAACTCAAAGAATTAGATACCAGATGGGATTATGATGATCCTATTTATGAGCATGGTATTCCAGAAACTTTTATTAAAAATCCTCGCATAGCAGAAGTATATAATCTTGGAGGAGGTAAGCAAAATAGCTGCTCAATTCTAGAAGCATTTAATTTAACTGAAAAATATAGTAATAAAGCCATGCTTTCTACTTACGTACTAGAAAATCGTATTGGTGATCACATTTGCTATTATTCCGATTTAACAAAAATGCGTGAACATTATCCTCACTGGGATATTACAATTTCCTTAGAAGAGACAATTAAATAG
- a CDS encoding IS4 family transposase translates to MLPQSYQTIFRKHLSEQQYLTLEILLLLIQAHRQVKLSKLASLFPQPIKYESRKRNLQRFLGIGKLCVKLLWFPLIKYWIRQSLTPKQLNREQRRYFHKKQYQKYGYWMVALDRTQWKGRNIFMVTLVWGTHALPLYWETLNHVGNSNLQTQKRLIKTAIKLLKKCRIVVLADREFHSPKLAKWLDEQGVYFALRQKKNLYFQEKPEQEYQVLKNQGFKPGMSRFYEKVKCGKGDELGLFNIAVYWKRKYRNSGPKEPWYILTNLPTLQQTLCLYRCRWGIEQFFKDCKTGGYNLEDTKVNETRFLALVLLIVIAYSLATMHGQRMKKLGIETYAGRIQQHQDKYPRQSDFSFALYGQLWIYGMELWADLALNLINLKPHKRLFFQRGFQALSLMKQAL, encoded by the coding sequence ATGTTACCACAATCATATCAAACAATTTTCCGAAAGCATTTGAGTGAACAGCAGTATTTGACACTAGAGATATTGTTGTTATTAATACAGGCTCATCGCCAAGTAAAACTGTCAAAATTGGCCAGCTTGTTTCCCCAACCAATTAAATATGAAAGCAGGAAACGTAATCTACAAAGATTTTTAGGAATAGGTAAACTCTGCGTAAAATTATTATGGTTTCCATTGATAAAATATTGGATTAGACAATCGTTAACACCAAAACAACTGAATCGAGAACAGCGCCGTTATTTTCATAAAAAACAGTATCAAAAATATGGTTATTGGATGGTAGCACTGGATAGAACACAGTGGAAGGGGCGAAATATATTTATGGTGACATTGGTATGGGGTACTCATGCCCTACCACTATATTGGGAAACATTAAATCATGTCGGAAATAGTAATTTACAAACACAGAAAAGATTAATAAAGACAGCAATAAAGTTGTTAAAAAAATGTCGAATTGTGGTGTTAGCAGACAGAGAATTTCATAGTCCAAAACTGGCTAAATGGCTTGATGAGCAAGGAGTTTACTTCGCTTTACGCCAGAAGAAAAACCTTTATTTTCAAGAAAAACCTGAACAAGAATATCAAGTTCTTAAAAATCAAGGATTTAAGCCAGGAATGTCGAGATTTTATGAAAAAGTTAAATGTGGTAAAGGGGATGAATTAGGCTTATTTAATATCGCTGTTTATTGGAAGAGAAAATATCGGAACTCTGGACCAAAAGAACCTTGGTATATCTTGACGAATCTACCAACTCTCCAACAAACTTTATGCCTCTATAGATGTCGATGGGGAATTGAGCAATTCTTTAAGGATTGTAAAACTGGTGGTTATAATTTAGAGGATACTAAAGTAAATGAAACTCGCTTTTTAGCTTTAGTATTATTGATTGTCATTGCTTATAGTTTAGCCACTATGCACGGTCAACGGATGAAAAAATTAGGTATAGAGACTTATGCCGGACGTATTCAACAACATCAGGACAAGTACCCACGTCAAAGTGATTTTAGCTTTGCTCTCTACGGACAACTATGGATTTATGGTATGGAATTATGGGCTGATTTAGCTCTGAATTTAATCAATCTCAAGCCTCATAAACGCCTCTTTTTTCAACGGGGCTTTCAGGCTCTATCCCTTATGAAACAAGCTCTTTAG
- a CDS encoding GDP-mannose 4,6-dehydratase, producing MKKALICGVSGQDGSYLAQLLLNRGYTVCGTSRDAQISPFQNLVHLGIKDQVKLESMSLTDFRSVLQVLTKIQPDEVYNLAGQTSVGLSFGQPVETLESIATGTLNLLEAIRFLGATIKVYNAGSSECFGDTGNVAAEENTAFRPRSPYAVAKSAAFWEVANYREAYGLFACSGILFNHESPLRPERFVTQKIIATACRIAQGSQEKLYLGNMSIQRDWGWAQEYVEAMYLMLQQDQPDDYVIATGESTSLEDFVAAAFTSVNLEWRDHVVVDSSLFRPTDLAIGKGNPRKAKIQLGWEAKYKMADVVQMMVNTKPTKQFK from the coding sequence ATGAAAAAAGCTCTCATTTGTGGAGTATCTGGACAAGACGGATCTTATTTAGCACAATTGCTGCTCAATCGAGGCTATACAGTTTGTGGAACATCCAGAGATGCCCAAATATCACCTTTCCAGAACTTAGTTCACTTGGGTATTAAAGATCAAGTAAAGCTGGAGTCAATGTCCTTAACTGACTTCCGCAGCGTCTTACAGGTACTCACAAAAATCCAACCAGATGAAGTCTATAATTTAGCAGGACAAACTTCCGTAGGTTTATCTTTTGGACAACCTGTAGAAACTTTAGAAAGTATCGCTACAGGGACACTAAATTTATTAGAAGCCATTCGCTTTTTAGGCGCAACCATTAAAGTTTACAATGCAGGTTCTAGTGAATGCTTTGGTGATACTGGCAATGTAGCAGCAGAAGAAAATACTGCATTTCGCCCCAGAAGTCCTTATGCTGTAGCTAAATCTGCTGCTTTTTGGGAAGTAGCTAACTACCGAGAAGCTTACGGTTTATTTGCCTGTTCAGGAATATTATTTAATCATGAATCTCCCCTGCGTCCAGAAAGATTTGTCACTCAAAAAATTATTGCTACTGCCTGTCGGATTGCCCAAGGTAGTCAAGAAAAATTATATTTAGGTAATATGTCAATTCAGCGGGACTGGGGTTGGGCGCAGGAATATGTGGAAGCCATGTATTTAATGTTGCAGCAAGATCAACCTGATGATTATGTAATTGCAACGGGAGAAAGCACTTCCTTAGAAGATTTTGTCGCAGCAGCATTTACATCTGTAAATTTAGAGTGGCGTGATCATGTGGTGGTTGATAGTAGCCTATTCAGACCTACAGATTTGGCGATCGGTAAAGGTAATCCCCGCAAAGCCAAAATCCAATTAGGATGGGAAGCTAAATATAAGATGGCAGATGTGGTGCAAATGATGGTAAATACAAAGCCAACCAAGCAATTCAAATAG
- a CDS encoding glycosyltransferase family 4 protein — MSNQKGYIIPSLHSIEAEQPSKISDILCRKLTTLSVITEFFPPDYAATGQLIEELVKQLEKQGIKIRVFTGQPGYAFTTAQAPALEQLGNVRVQRSRSTQVWSNRIRGKAVNGVLFTLRVFLHIIRNAGKNDVFLLTSAPPFLSIAGYLTHLFLKFPYVCLIYDLYPDIAIALGVVSHKHWLAKFWWAINRQIWQKSTGIIVLSPAMKERVLAICPEVADKVSVIHSWGDPELIVPIAKEKNWFAKQHNLDSIFTILYSGNMGRCHDTDTILATAKQLQNEEIQFVCIGGGPKRESFIQDVKRLGLKNFLFLPYQEKSVLPYSLTACDLSLVSVELGLESLVAPSKLYPALAAGRPIAAICPKDSYLRQLITDGQFGISIDNGDSDSLSKFILNLKSDRQLAEKMGNASREYLQSNFTPEIIAKQYINVLEKSIT; from the coding sequence ATGTCCAATCAGAAGGGTTACATCATACCTAGTTTGCATTCCATAGAGGCTGAACAGCCTTCTAAAATTAGTGATATTTTGTGTCGTAAACTAACTACTTTGTCTGTGATCACTGAGTTTTTTCCTCCAGACTATGCGGCGACAGGACAGTTGATTGAAGAGCTAGTCAAACAGTTGGAGAAACAAGGAATTAAGATTAGAGTATTCACTGGACAACCAGGATATGCTTTTACTACCGCTCAAGCCCCAGCCTTAGAACAATTAGGCAATGTTCGCGTTCAAAGATCCCGATCTACTCAGGTATGGTCTAATAGGATTCGCGGAAAAGCTGTTAATGGTGTTTTATTTACATTGCGGGTTTTTTTGCATATTATCAGAAATGCTGGTAAAAATGATGTATTTTTATTAACTTCAGCACCTCCTTTTTTATCAATAGCCGGATACTTAACTCATTTATTTTTAAAATTCCCCTATGTATGTTTAATATATGATTTGTATCCAGATATTGCGATCGCTTTAGGAGTAGTTTCTCATAAGCACTGGTTAGCCAAGTTTTGGTGGGCAATCAATCGCCAGATTTGGCAAAAATCAACAGGAATTATTGTCCTGAGTCCTGCTATGAAGGAGAGAGTCCTAGCAATCTGTCCAGAAGTGGCTGATAAGGTCTCTGTAATTCATAGTTGGGGAGATCCTGAGTTAATTGTCCCGATTGCCAAAGAAAAAAATTGGTTTGCTAAACAACATAACTTGGATAGCATATTTACAATTCTTTATTCTGGTAATATGGGTAGGTGTCATGATACAGACACCATTTTGGCAACTGCTAAACAATTGCAAAATGAAGAAATTCAGTTTGTTTGTATTGGTGGTGGACCCAAACGGGAAAGTTTTATTCAAGATGTCAAGCGGTTAGGATTAAAAAACTTTCTTTTTCTCCCCTATCAAGAAAAAAGTGTGCTACCGTATTCCCTGACAGCTTGTGATTTATCATTAGTTAGCGTAGAATTAGGTCTCGAAAGTTTAGTTGCACCTAGCAAACTCTATCCAGCCTTAGCTGCGGGAAGACCCATAGCAGCTATTTGCCCAAAAGATTCCTACCTGCGACAGCTAATAACAGATGGTCAGTTTGGTATCAGCATTGACAATGGAGATAGTGATAGTTTATCTAAATTTATTCTTAACTTAAAGAGCGATCGCCAACTTGCAGAAAAAATGGGTAATGCCTCCCGCGAATATTTGCAGTCAAACTTTACGCCAGAAATCATCGCTAAACAATACATCAATGTCCTAGAAAAATCTATAACTTGA
- the glmS gene encoding glutamine--fructose-6-phosphate transaminase (isomerizing) — protein MCGIVGYIGTQTATDILLAGLEKLEYRGYDSAGIATILEGDVHCVRAKGKLLNLRSKLEQIENPAQIGIGHTRWATHGKPEEYNAHPHLDTALRIAVVQNGIIENYRELREHLKALGHEFRSETDTEVIPHLIAECLKHTPENPNSPSVFLDAVREAVSKLEGAYAVAAISADYPDELIVVRQQAPLVIGFGQGEFFCASDTPAIVPYTRAVLSLENGEIARLTPLGVEVYNFAGNRLKKHPRTLNWNPIMVEKQGFKHFMLKEIYEQPGVVRDCLEAYFSTVENGEITAESPVKLDLPAEFYADLEQIQIVACGTSWHAALVGKYLLEQLAGIPTQVQYASEFRYAPSPLTANTLTVGVTQSGETADTLAALAMEKERRQGKESKYQARLLGITNRPESSLGNMVANIINTHGGIEIGVAATKTFIAQLMAFYALALDLAYRRQEISDSRFEEILTGLRQLPGEIEAILETQERYIEHLVHDFSETKDFIFIGRGINFPIALEGALKLKEISYIHAEGYPAGEMKHGPIALLDAKVPVVAIAVPGNVYEKVISNAQEAKARDSRLIGVTSVKDGEAAEIFNDLIPVSEVEEILSPILTVIPLQLLAYHIAARRGLDVDQPRNLAKSVTVE, from the coding sequence ATGTGTGGAATAGTTGGATATATAGGCACTCAGACAGCGACAGATATTTTACTGGCTGGATTAGAGAAATTAGAATATAGAGGTTACGATTCGGCAGGAATTGCCACTATTTTGGAAGGTGACGTGCATTGTGTGCGGGCTAAGGGTAAATTACTCAATTTGCGTTCTAAACTGGAACAAATCGAAAATCCTGCCCAAATAGGGATTGGTCACACGCGCTGGGCAACTCATGGTAAACCGGAAGAGTACAATGCCCATCCTCATTTAGATACGGCACTGCGGATAGCTGTGGTACAAAATGGGATTATTGAGAATTATCGAGAGTTGCGGGAACACCTGAAGGCACTAGGACATGAATTTCGCTCAGAAACAGATACAGAGGTAATTCCTCATTTGATTGCTGAGTGTTTAAAGCATACTCCTGAAAATCCTAATTCCCCTTCGGTGTTTTTAGACGCGGTGCGAGAAGCTGTAAGTAAATTAGAGGGGGCTTATGCTGTTGCGGCTATTTCTGCTGATTACCCTGATGAGTTGATTGTAGTTCGTCAACAAGCGCCTTTAGTGATTGGGTTTGGACAGGGTGAGTTTTTCTGTGCTTCCGATACGCCGGCGATTGTTCCTTATACCCGCGCTGTGTTGTCCCTAGAGAACGGCGAAATTGCCCGGTTGACTCCTTTAGGAGTGGAAGTCTATAACTTTGCGGGAAATCGTTTGAAAAAGCATCCTCGGACTCTGAACTGGAATCCCATTATGGTGGAAAAACAGGGATTCAAACATTTTATGCTCAAGGAAATCTATGAGCAACCGGGGGTGGTGCGGGATTGTTTAGAGGCTTATTTCTCAACAGTGGAGAATGGAGAAATTACTGCGGAATCACCGGTGAAATTGGATTTACCAGCGGAATTCTACGCAGATTTAGAACAAATTCAAATTGTTGCCTGTGGTACAAGTTGGCACGCGGCATTGGTGGGTAAATATTTATTAGAACAGTTGGCAGGAATTCCAACTCAGGTACAATATGCTTCAGAGTTTCGATACGCGCCTTCACCTTTAACTGCTAATACTCTGACTGTTGGGGTGACACAATCTGGGGAAACTGCTGATACATTGGCGGCTTTGGCGATGGAAAAAGAACGCCGACAGGGGAAAGAATCTAAGTATCAAGCGCGACTTTTGGGGATTACTAATCGCCCAGAAAGTAGTTTAGGGAATATGGTGGCGAATATTATCAATACTCATGGGGGAATTGAAATTGGTGTAGCGGCGACGAAAACTTTCATAGCGCAATTGATGGCGTTTTATGCTTTGGCGCTAGATTTGGCTTATCGTCGTCAGGAGATTAGTGATTCGAGATTTGAGGAAATTCTCACGGGTTTACGGCAGTTACCAGGGGAAATTGAAGCGATTTTGGAAACTCAAGAACGTTATATTGAACATTTGGTACATGATTTTTCAGAAACAAAAGATTTTATCTTTATTGGGAGAGGAATTAATTTTCCGATTGCGTTAGAAGGGGCTTTAAAATTAAAGGAAATTAGCTATATTCATGCCGAAGGCTATCCAGCAGGGGAAATGAAACATGGACCAATTGCGTTGTTAGATGCGAAAGTTCCGGTGGTGGCGATCGCTGTTCCTGGTAATGTATATGAAAAGGTAATTTCTAATGCCCAAGAAGCAAAAGCCAGAGATTCCCGTTTAATTGGTGTAACTTCTGTAAAAGATGGAGAAGCGGCGGAAATCTTTAATGATTTAATTCCGGTTTCGGAGGTTGAGGAAATTCTTTCGCCAATTCTCACAGTAATTCCATTACAGTTGTTAGCTTATCACATTGCGGCGCGGCGTGGTTTGGATGTGGATCAGCCGAGAAATTTGGCGAAGTCGGTGACTGTGGAATAA
- the psaC gene encoding photosystem I iron-sulfur center protein PsaC — protein MSHTVKIYDTCIGCTQCVRACPTDVLEMVPWDGCKAAQVAASPRTEDCVGCKRCETACPTDFLSIRVYLGAETTRSMGLAY, from the coding sequence ATGTCTCATACCGTAAAAATCTACGACACCTGCATTGGCTGTACACAATGCGTCCGCGCTTGTCCTACTGACGTACTAGAAATGGTTCCTTGGGATGGCTGTAAGGCTGCTCAAGTGGCTGCTTCTCCCCGCACTGAAGACTGTGTAGGTTGTAAGCGTTGTGAAACTGCTTGCCCCACCGACTTTTTGAGTATTCGCGTTTATTTAGGCGCTGAAACAACTCGCAGCATGGGCTTGGCTTACTAA